The Propionibacterium freudenreichii subsp. freudenreichii genome contains a region encoding:
- a CDS encoding ABC transporter substrate-binding protein, with amino-acid sequence MSVNNCGRTVTVKQQPTRAVALNQGAIEEALALGVQKQMAGTAYLDDKVADKYKDAYASIPVLADKYPTKEVFAQAKPDFALASYASAFSDKAVGTRDELEQQGIPTYLDPFACDNKADRAQVSFDNVWSSLGDIAKLFGQPGNATTVIDAQKTELDAVKQAKAGDGQKVFWWDSQTDTPFTGGNAGGPALVMQAVGATNAFADVDGAWANVPWEKVVAADPDVIVLADASWSTAQSKIDYISNDPALKNLKAVQNKRFITVPFSQTTPGATLVDGAKSVSDQLAALPR; translated from the coding sequence GTGTCGGTGAACAACTGCGGGCGCACCGTCACCGTGAAGCAGCAGCCGACGCGCGCGGTGGCACTCAACCAGGGCGCCATCGAGGAGGCGCTCGCGCTGGGCGTGCAGAAGCAGATGGCAGGCACCGCCTACCTCGACGACAAGGTGGCCGACAAGTACAAGGACGCCTACGCGTCGATCCCGGTGCTGGCCGACAAGTACCCCACCAAGGAGGTCTTCGCCCAGGCCAAGCCCGACTTCGCCCTGGCGTCGTATGCCAGCGCCTTCAGCGACAAGGCGGTGGGCACCCGCGACGAACTCGAGCAGCAGGGCATCCCCACCTACCTAGACCCCTTCGCCTGTGACAACAAGGCCGACCGCGCCCAGGTGAGCTTCGACAATGTGTGGTCGTCGCTGGGCGACATCGCCAAGCTGTTCGGCCAGCCCGGCAATGCCACCACGGTGATCGACGCGCAGAAGACCGAGCTGGACGCCGTCAAGCAGGCGAAGGCCGGCGACGGCCAGAAGGTGTTCTGGTGGGATTCGCAGACCGACACCCCGTTCACCGGCGGCAATGCCGGCGGTCCGGCGCTGGTGATGCAGGCGGTCGGTGCCACCAACGCGTTCGCCGACGTGGACGGGGCCTGGGCCAATGTGCCCTGGGAGAAGGTCGTGGCCGCCGATCCCGATGTGATCGTGCTGGCCGACGCGTCATGGTCCACCGCCCAGTCGAAGATCGACTACATCTCCAACGATCCGGCGCTGAAGAACCTCAAGGCCGTGCAGAACAAGCGCTTCATCACCGTGCCGTTCTCGCAGACCACGCCGGGCGCCACGCTGGTGGACGGCGCCAAGTCCGTCTCGGACCAGCTCGCCGCACTGCCCAGGTGA
- a CDS encoding mechanosensitive ion channel domain-containing protein, with the protein MIPLEVSVKFPETVIEIVVTLVLALVCRFALRKVIDRAVARATQRQGEHGLLAMGRSSSVVATTGGVNTNRSMQRAKTLGSVLKSMTDVVLIIVVVLMVLNSLNINIGPALASAGIVGVAVGFGAQSLFKDLFSGVFMLAEDQYGVGDIIEVNKLKGTVRSVGFRVTELQDFNGEVWYVRNGEISTVGNVSQGFTSSLVTIPVSVDESPKLVIRLLARMLKKMDSEPDWHNKMLEEPSMLGLSALDATTASYQISIKCPANSQWDVEREIRSRALSTLSQAGVRMPVTRVATVPPHTADETMAMPHSRRRRLGQLAQQRMAERHATDQSATGRTGTEPAGEATQEPSAEQGTPPTGEVIRRPAEPGQAAADSRPTDAAQAAAGPASDQVVPADDTLPAPKVKAADTGQLRKARAWLDHGADRSVRWVAQATPGASEVHDMTADQTVLMSADDVLRRPDQADGTGRTHRSTAASGTTASGTAASDTAASGSGTDGAKPTGDRPGADPSDPRTGAADSGATKSTAAGSSDAKGDDEASKTRSLRAIDTGHQPGTDPEQGTGDPAPQSGDRSDPSEPPADQTRRLFGRRGRKRD; encoded by the coding sequence ATGATTCCGCTGGAGGTCAGCGTCAAGTTCCCTGAGACCGTCATCGAGATCGTCGTCACCCTCGTGCTGGCGCTGGTCTGCCGCTTCGCGCTGCGCAAGGTGATCGATCGCGCGGTGGCGCGCGCCACCCAACGTCAGGGCGAGCACGGCCTGCTGGCGATGGGACGTTCCTCGAGCGTGGTCGCCACCACCGGCGGGGTGAACACCAACCGCTCCATGCAGCGGGCCAAGACGCTGGGTTCGGTGCTGAAGTCGATGACCGACGTGGTGTTGATCATCGTCGTGGTGCTCATGGTGCTGAACTCACTGAACATCAACATCGGACCCGCCCTGGCAAGCGCCGGCATCGTCGGCGTCGCGGTCGGCTTCGGCGCGCAAAGCCTGTTCAAGGACCTGTTCAGTGGCGTATTCATGCTTGCCGAGGACCAGTACGGCGTCGGCGACATCATCGAGGTGAACAAGCTCAAGGGCACCGTGCGATCGGTGGGCTTCCGCGTCACCGAGTTGCAGGACTTCAATGGCGAGGTCTGGTACGTGCGCAACGGCGAGATCAGCACGGTGGGCAATGTGAGCCAGGGCTTCACGTCGAGCCTGGTGACCATTCCGGTGAGCGTCGACGAGAGCCCCAAGCTGGTGATCCGGCTGCTGGCGCGCATGTTGAAGAAGATGGACTCCGAGCCCGATTGGCACAACAAGATGCTGGAGGAGCCCAGCATGCTGGGCCTGTCCGCCCTGGACGCCACCACCGCCAGCTACCAGATCTCGATCAAGTGCCCGGCCAATTCGCAGTGGGACGTCGAGCGCGAGATCCGCAGCCGCGCGTTGTCGACGCTGAGCCAGGCCGGCGTGCGGATGCCGGTGACGCGGGTGGCCACGGTGCCGCCGCACACCGCCGACGAGACCATGGCCATGCCCCATTCCCGCAGGCGCCGCCTGGGCCAGTTGGCGCAGCAGCGCATGGCCGAACGGCACGCCACCGACCAGTCGGCCACGGGACGGACGGGCACCGAACCAGCCGGGGAGGCCACGCAGGAGCCGTCGGCCGAGCAGGGCACGCCCCCCACCGGCGAGGTGATCCGGCGTCCCGCCGAGCCGGGACAGGCCGCCGCCGACAGCCGGCCGACCGACGCAGCCCAGGCCGCAGCGGGTCCGGCATCCGATCAGGTGGTGCCGGCTGACGACACCCTGCCCGCCCCGAAGGTGAAGGCCGCCGACACCGGCCAGCTGCGCAAGGCCCGCGCCTGGCTCGACCACGGCGCCGACCGCTCGGTGCGCTGGGTGGCGCAGGCCACTCCCGGGGCCAGCGAGGTGCACGACATGACCGCCGACCAGACGGTGCTGATGAGCGCCGATGATGTGCTGCGTCGGCCCGATCAGGCCGACGGCACCGGCCGGACGCACCGCAGCACCGCGGCATCGGGCACGACGGCATCAGGCACTGCCGCATCAGATACTGCGGCATCGGGCTCGGGCACCGACGGTGCGAAGCCCACGGGCGACAGGCCCGGCGCCGACCCCAGTGACCCCCGCACCGGTGCCGCCGACTCCGGCGCCACCAAGTCCACTGCGGCCGGCTCCTCCGATGCGAAGGGCGACGACGAGGCCAGCAAGACCCGCAGCCTGCGGGCGATCGACACCGGGCACCAGCCCGGCACCGACCCGGAGCAGGGCACCGGCGATCCGGCCCCGCAGTCCGGCGACCGATCCGACCCGTCCGAGCCGCCGGCCGACCAGACACGGCGCCTGTTCGGGCGTCGCGGCCGCAAGCGCGACTGA
- a CDS encoding CCA tRNA nucleotidyltransferase, with translation MSDSSQALSVAQRHAVDELLRITPVIDELGALFHKAGEELYLVGGSVRDALLGRLGHDLDFTTSADPDTTERLLHRFSSAVWTVGKEFGTIGASKKSNGHELQIEITTFRADAYEPDSRKPIVAYGDNVQDDLVRRDFTVNAMAIDVHSKAFVDPHGGIRDLAAKVLRTPTAPEISFSDDPLRMMRACRFAAQLGFKVDPVTFNAMKAMHERIEIVSPERVRDELSKLLLADAPRPGLNLLVASGLADIVLPELPAMRLERDEHFRHKDVYEHSLTVLDQAIALEKARDYKDGKPNPHHQPDLVIRLAALLHDIGKPATRGLDGDKVTFHHHDIVGAKLARKRLRALHYPKAVVDAVGQLIEQHLRFHGYGEASWTDSAVRRYVRDAGDQLEHLHILTRSDCTTRNARKADTLRRAYDELEARIDELAATEELKSIRPDLNGDEIMTILGIAPGPQVGRAYQHMLSVRMDQGPLDHDAAVAELKRWWAAQPHPDAS, from the coding sequence GTGTCCGATTCTTCGCAGGCCCTGTCTGTTGCCCAGCGTCACGCGGTGGATGAGCTGTTGCGCATCACACCGGTGATCGACGAGCTGGGCGCGCTGTTCCACAAAGCCGGCGAGGAGCTCTACCTGGTGGGCGGTTCGGTGCGCGACGCCCTGTTGGGCCGCCTGGGCCACGACCTCGACTTCACCACCTCGGCCGATCCCGACACCACCGAGCGGTTGCTGCACCGGTTCAGCTCCGCGGTATGGACCGTCGGCAAGGAGTTCGGCACCATCGGGGCGTCCAAGAAGTCGAACGGCCACGAGCTGCAGATCGAGATCACCACCTTCCGCGCCGACGCCTACGAGCCCGATTCGCGCAAGCCGATCGTGGCCTACGGCGACAATGTGCAGGACGACCTGGTGCGCCGCGATTTCACGGTGAATGCGATGGCCATCGACGTGCATTCCAAGGCGTTCGTCGACCCCCACGGCGGCATCCGGGACCTCGCCGCGAAGGTGCTGCGCACCCCGACGGCCCCCGAGATCAGCTTCAGCGACGATCCGCTGCGCATGATGCGGGCCTGCCGGTTCGCCGCCCAGCTGGGGTTCAAGGTTGACCCGGTCACCTTCAATGCGATGAAGGCCATGCACGAGCGCATCGAGATCGTCTCGCCCGAGCGAGTGCGCGACGAATTGTCGAAGCTGCTGCTGGCCGACGCGCCGCGCCCGGGCCTCAACCTGTTGGTGGCCAGCGGACTGGCCGACATCGTGCTGCCCGAACTGCCCGCAATGCGCCTGGAACGCGACGAGCACTTCCGCCACAAGGACGTCTACGAGCACTCACTGACGGTGCTCGATCAGGCGATCGCGCTGGAGAAGGCCCGCGACTACAAGGACGGCAAGCCCAACCCCCACCACCAGCCCGACCTGGTGATCCGCCTGGCGGCGCTGCTGCACGACATCGGCAAGCCGGCCACCCGGGGGCTGGACGGCGACAAGGTCACCTTCCACCACCACGACATCGTGGGCGCCAAGCTGGCGCGCAAGCGGCTGCGTGCACTGCACTATCCCAAGGCCGTGGTGGACGCGGTGGGCCAGCTCATCGAACAGCACCTGCGCTTTCATGGCTATGGCGAGGCGAGCTGGACCGATTCGGCGGTGCGCCGCTATGTGCGCGACGCCGGCGACCAGCTGGAGCACCTGCACATCCTCACCCGCAGCGACTGCACCACCCGCAATGCCCGCAAGGCCGACACCCTGCGCCGCGCCTACGACGAGCTCGAGGCCCGCATCGACGAGCTGGCCGCCACCGAGGAGTTGAAGTCGATCCGTCCCGACCTGAACGGCGACGAGATCATGACGATCCTGGGCATCGCGCCGGGTCCGCAGGTGGGCCGGGCCTACCAGCACATGCTGTCGGTGCGCATGGACCAGGGCCCCCTCGACCATGACGCCGCAGTCGCCGAGCTGAAGCGCTGGTGGGCCGCGCAGCCCCACCCGGATGCCAGCTGA
- a CDS encoding MFS transporter has protein sequence MPGTDRVFNRLKVLIVLMIPLAMSLMSISSINVALPTIETSIGASDTSVQWMLSGYALVFGMLLVPSGRLGDAIGRGTVWITGVSIFSIGSLVCGFASTPGLLNIARVAQGFGAGVLNPQTIGMIQQYFRGEGRARAYSVFGLVIAASVAAGPLFTGLIIRALGAQNGWRASFLWNAPLGFLGIALALMWFPFDGERRRRHAKEAGEAVHTKLDLDPVAMVLLAAAVLCIMMPFMLKTGPGFLLLPVAAVLLVAWVRWERHYGARGGQPMVDLKLFRYRSFTHATAVSGTQFLGGTSIFVLVALFLQDGMHVSALQAGMIGLPNAVLSAIASLWCGRQALTRGRNLVIVGLSCILVGVLGSIGMAKLIMEHGVNFWWLAVPLSLIGIGNGCMTGCNQTLSMLEVPPKEGGVAGGVKSTTERVATAIGNAVITAVFFTLVTKGWAVALTWAYVVIAVIIAVAIGLAIYDRVTLGRGAPPTAHSVTV, from the coding sequence GTGCCGGGCACCGATCGGGTGTTCAACCGACTCAAGGTACTGATCGTACTGATGATCCCGCTGGCGATGTCACTGATGTCGATCAGCTCGATCAACGTGGCACTGCCCACCATCGAAACCTCCATCGGCGCCTCCGACACGTCCGTGCAATGGATGCTGTCGGGCTACGCCCTGGTGTTCGGCATGCTGCTGGTGCCCTCGGGGCGCCTCGGCGACGCGATCGGACGCGGCACCGTGTGGATCACCGGCGTGTCGATCTTCTCGATCGGCTCGCTGGTCTGTGGCTTCGCGAGCACCCCGGGGCTGCTCAACATCGCCCGCGTGGCGCAGGGCTTCGGTGCCGGCGTGCTCAATCCCCAGACCATCGGCATGATCCAGCAGTACTTCCGCGGTGAGGGCCGGGCGCGCGCCTACAGCGTCTTCGGCCTGGTGATCGCCGCATCGGTGGCCGCCGGCCCGCTGTTCACCGGCCTGATCATCCGTGCGCTGGGCGCCCAGAACGGCTGGCGCGCCAGCTTCCTGTGGAACGCCCCGCTCGGTTTCCTGGGCATCGCACTGGCCCTCATGTGGTTCCCCTTCGACGGGGAGCGCCGGCGTCGCCACGCCAAGGAGGCCGGCGAGGCGGTGCACACCAAGCTCGACCTCGACCCGGTGGCGATGGTGTTGCTGGCCGCCGCCGTGCTGTGCATCATGATGCCGTTCATGCTCAAGACCGGCCCGGGCTTCCTGCTGTTGCCGGTCGCTGCCGTGCTGCTGGTGGCGTGGGTGCGCTGGGAGCGCCACTACGGCGCCCGCGGGGGTCAACCGATGGTTGACCTGAAGCTGTTCCGCTACCGCTCGTTCACCCATGCCACCGCCGTGTCGGGCACGCAGTTCCTGGGTGGCACGTCGATCTTCGTGCTCGTGGCGCTGTTCCTGCAGGACGGCATGCATGTCTCGGCCCTGCAGGCGGGCATGATCGGCCTGCCGAATGCGGTGTTGTCGGCCATCGCGTCCCTGTGGTGTGGACGCCAGGCCCTCACCCGCGGACGCAACCTGGTGATCGTCGGCCTGTCGTGCATCCTGGTGGGCGTGCTGGGTTCCATCGGCATGGCCAAGCTGATCATGGAGCACGGGGTCAACTTCTGGTGGCTTGCCGTGCCGCTGTCGCTGATCGGCATCGGCAACGGCTGCATGACCGGCTGCAACCAGACCCTGTCGATGCTCGAGGTGCCCCCGAAGGAGGGCGGCGTCGCCGGCGGCGTGAAGTCGACCACCGAGCGCGTGGCCACCGCCATCGGCAATGCGGTGATCACCGCCGTGTTCTTCACCCTGGTCACCAAGGGCTGGGCCGTGGCGCTCACCTGGGCCTATGTGGTGATCGCCGTGATCATCGCCGTCGCCATCGGACTGGCGATCTACGACCGCGTCACCCTGGGCCGTGGCGCGCCGCCCACCGCACACTCCGTGACGGTCTGA
- a CDS encoding DUF6049 family protein, with translation MSPRHADDASGDRRRTGPQARLPRWLAGLLCIVLTTLSLGVVHPAVRADDATLDVTFTSMSPSAVTDEGDLTLTGTITNKGSATVNRPTVHMWRNRAPLTNADALNFLVKNQSSEPMGDVVTTSAAAQTVASLTPGASANFTVRAAFSGGGDPLALVSPGNAYLVGVRVDNSAGTQVGSSRTLISYPGTSKYDVTTVAELASAPSYVGTDNGKPVFTDDHLAAEISPDGRLGQLVQLAEADNVSSVIDPLLVDELTAMASGYEVRSTDGTRVPGRGQDAASSFLRRIQGVAANGRSYRGLYGMLGVSAAASASRHDLLVSAAQQSAGNQTLKALPLAITATGNALTSNDLEYLASAKPTLVLAQGIDPASPVRQATVRQGAPTQLTVVSVQTTLGDGGPAPAPDQDLVHRVGRLQSEQLVRAAAYGTSVHLVTGGDAARAELAAATGRVRVPLQELLKKQTTPVALQTGNTDEISAPGSLTGAESTAQTQLGFYKALTGEDAGIDTELLITRVWSGSFADADAAEAYLNTAMATVSAALQSGGVEVHMSEKLIVPSKSTSLPISLTNSMSIPVRVRVHFDSDNSSRIDIDDTDVIRLDPGESATVRITPHASGSGTVQMDAMVMTAGDQAHQLGDSVRFTVQANNVGNIGWIIIIASGVVLLGATALRVRQVRHERAQQHTPADDDPDVPFDPRPLDD, from the coding sequence GTGAGCCCACGACATGCCGACGACGCCTCCGGTGACCGCCGGCGCACCGGCCCGCAGGCCCGGCTGCCGCGCTGGCTGGCCGGGCTGTTGTGCATCGTGCTCACCACGCTGTCGCTGGGCGTCGTGCATCCCGCCGTGCGCGCCGACGACGCGACACTGGACGTCACCTTCACCTCGATGTCGCCGTCGGCGGTCACCGACGAGGGCGACCTCACGCTCACCGGCACCATCACCAACAAGGGCTCGGCCACGGTGAACCGTCCCACCGTGCACATGTGGCGCAATCGGGCGCCACTGACCAACGCCGACGCGCTCAACTTCCTGGTGAAGAACCAGTCGTCCGAGCCGATGGGCGATGTGGTCACCACCTCGGCCGCCGCCCAGACGGTGGCCAGCCTGACGCCGGGGGCGAGCGCCAACTTCACGGTGCGCGCCGCCTTCTCGGGCGGTGGCGACCCGTTGGCCCTGGTGAGCCCGGGCAACGCCTACCTGGTGGGCGTGCGCGTCGACAACAGCGCAGGAACCCAGGTGGGCAGCTCACGCACCCTCATCTCCTATCCCGGCACCTCGAAGTACGACGTCACGACGGTGGCCGAGCTGGCCAGCGCGCCCAGCTATGTGGGCACCGACAACGGCAAGCCCGTGTTCACCGACGACCACCTGGCCGCCGAGATCTCCCCCGACGGACGCCTTGGCCAGCTGGTGCAGCTCGCCGAGGCCGACAACGTCAGCTCGGTGATCGACCCCCTGCTGGTCGATGAGCTCACGGCGATGGCCTCGGGCTACGAGGTGCGCAGCACCGACGGCACGCGGGTTCCCGGCCGGGGACAGGACGCCGCCAGCTCGTTCCTGCGGCGCATCCAGGGCGTCGCAGCGAACGGACGCAGTTACCGCGGCCTGTACGGGATGTTGGGCGTCAGCGCGGCCGCGTCGGCGTCCCGCCACGACCTGCTGGTGTCGGCGGCGCAGCAGTCGGCGGGCAACCAGACCCTCAAGGCACTGCCGCTGGCGATCACCGCCACCGGCAATGCGCTCACCAGCAACGACCTCGAATACCTGGCCAGCGCCAAGCCGACGCTGGTGTTGGCGCAGGGCATCGACCCGGCATCGCCGGTGCGTCAGGCAACGGTGCGGCAGGGTGCACCCACCCAGCTCACCGTGGTGTCGGTGCAGACCACGCTGGGCGACGGCGGGCCCGCGCCGGCCCCCGACCAGGACCTGGTGCACCGGGTGGGACGCCTGCAGAGCGAGCAGCTGGTGCGTGCCGCCGCCTATGGCACGTCGGTGCACCTGGTGACCGGTGGCGATGCTGCTCGCGCCGAACTTGCCGCTGCCACTGGGCGGGTGCGCGTTCCGCTGCAGGAACTGCTGAAGAAGCAGACCACGCCGGTAGCGCTGCAGACCGGCAACACCGACGAGATCAGCGCCCCGGGCAGCCTCACCGGGGCCGAGTCAACGGCCCAGACGCAGTTGGGCTTCTACAAGGCGCTGACGGGTGAGGATGCCGGCATCGACACGGAGTTGCTGATCACGCGGGTGTGGAGCGGTAGCTTTGCCGACGCGGACGCCGCCGAGGCCTACCTGAACACGGCGATGGCCACCGTCAGCGCCGCCCTGCAGTCCGGGGGCGTGGAGGTGCACATGAGCGAGAAGCTCATCGTGCCCTCGAAGTCCACGTCGTTGCCGATCAGCCTGACCAATTCGATGTCGATCCCCGTGCGGGTGCGGGTGCACTTCGACTCCGACAACTCCTCGCGCATCGACATCGACGACACCGATGTGATCCGGCTCGACCCGGGTGAATCCGCGACGGTGCGCATCACCCCGCATGCCAGCGGGTCGGGCACCGTGCAGATGGACGCCATGGTGATGACCGCCGGCGACCAGGCCCACCAGCTGGGCGATTCGGTGCGCTTCACCGTGCAGGCCAACAATGTGGGCAACATCGGGTGGATCATCATCATCGCCTCCGGCGTGGTGTTGTTGGGGGCCACCGCGCTGCGGGTGCGCCAGGTGCGCCACGAGCGTGCCCAGCAGCACACGCCTGCCGACGACGACCCCGACGTGCCCTTCGACCCGCGCCCCCTCGACGACTGA
- a CDS encoding histidine phosphatase family protein — MKLLLIRHGQSANNALSGSNHPVSSQYPDPTLTDLGRQQAETLAHAFTDGLLPRPSVLLSSPMTRAVQTASPLADELDMPIELETQAHEVGGIFQSVQGEPGSFQGASRAELADISDRLIFNEDIHDEGWYRLGSHVETPAEGQGRGKRLYRSILERYGNQDGVVALVCHEWITNYVLRAALGLSDPEGEPDPWFSLPNTSSTFIQTGLPLPGPYEGGGTAMIWWVGRFDHLPDEQVSR, encoded by the coding sequence ATGAAGCTGCTTCTCATTCGTCATGGCCAGTCCGCAAACAACGCACTCAGCGGATCAAACCACCCGGTGAGCAGCCAATATCCCGATCCCACGTTGACCGACCTGGGCCGTCAACAGGCCGAGACGCTGGCGCATGCCTTCACCGACGGGCTGCTGCCGCGTCCCAGTGTGTTGCTCAGCTCCCCGATGACCCGCGCCGTGCAGACGGCCTCTCCGCTTGCCGACGAGCTCGACATGCCGATCGAGTTGGAGACGCAGGCCCACGAGGTGGGTGGCATCTTCCAGAGCGTGCAGGGCGAGCCCGGTAGCTTCCAGGGGGCGTCGCGCGCGGAGCTGGCTGACATCAGTGACCGGCTGATCTTCAACGAGGACATCCACGACGAGGGTTGGTACCGCCTCGGATCGCATGTGGAGACCCCGGCCGAGGGGCAGGGACGCGGCAAGCGCCTCTATCGCTCGATCCTGGAGCGGTACGGCAACCAGGACGGCGTGGTCGCGCTGGTCTGCCACGAGTGGATCACCAACTATGTGCTGCGTGCCGCGCTCGGCCTGTCCGATCCCGAGGGCGAGCCCGATCCGTGGTTCTCGCTGCCGAACACCTCGAGCACCTTCATCCAGACCGGCCTTCCGTTGCCCGGCCCCTACGAGGGTGGCGGCACCGCGATGATCTGGTGGGTCGGCCGCTTCGACCACCTTCCGGACGAGCAAGTGAGCCGCTGA
- a CDS encoding ABC transporter substrate-binding protein, with translation MRLQRRGLLAWAGAAAAAATLSACGGKSSSSSTLSSACTPSPTPTWQDAKSHGSGRLNMLSALYQDQASQDSYANNMLTGFFAGTGYSLAATYTSLDKLPDKVITSLAAGKLADVLMPGQGWVPVLERQNALAEMPADITDGLNLDQRLMTGCYWGDKLFALPYALDLTVIGYRTDVLADAGISAPPRTLDELREMAKQLNAPDHGGFDVFGAGVVHLWAMLVGSYGGSLFTPKGGLAFNDGTGVKALDYIIGLVKDGTADPAKIPTDGAQPLFIQQKTAMSPMSSTLWPALRRSHLDDEGHLGFFPLPPDQASKDPVVLQTGTQLAVSRQSQFKEVAFQFCQYALQSQPLLSAVSMLPAVPPRSDVIAGSQLAGNRVMSAGLANVRYATASLGGCPAWLDLEPVIEGQLMAAIRGQQSSDMTVGNLAKVVSDSLSRGA, from the coding sequence GTGCGCCTACAGCGACGGGGACTGCTGGCCTGGGCCGGTGCGGCCGCCGCTGCGGCAACGCTGAGCGCCTGTGGCGGGAAGAGCAGTTCCAGCTCGACCCTGTCGTCGGCCTGTACGCCGTCGCCGACGCCCACCTGGCAGGACGCCAAGAGCCACGGCAGCGGACGGCTCAACATGCTGTCGGCGCTCTACCAGGACCAGGCGAGCCAGGACTCCTACGCCAACAACATGCTCACCGGCTTCTTCGCCGGCACCGGCTATTCGCTTGCGGCCACCTATACGAGCCTGGACAAGCTGCCCGACAAGGTGATCACCTCACTGGCTGCCGGCAAGCTGGCCGATGTGCTCATGCCCGGCCAGGGCTGGGTGCCCGTGCTGGAACGGCAGAATGCGCTGGCCGAGATGCCTGCCGACATCACCGACGGCCTCAACCTGGACCAACGCCTGATGACCGGGTGCTATTGGGGCGACAAGCTGTTCGCGCTGCCCTATGCACTCGACCTGACCGTGATCGGCTACCGCACCGATGTGCTGGCCGACGCCGGCATCAGCGCCCCTCCGCGCACGCTCGACGAGCTGCGCGAGATGGCCAAGCAGCTCAATGCCCCCGACCATGGTGGCTTCGACGTCTTCGGGGCGGGCGTGGTGCACCTGTGGGCGATGCTGGTGGGCAGCTACGGCGGCTCGCTGTTCACGCCCAAGGGCGGCCTGGCGTTCAACGACGGCACCGGGGTGAAGGCGCTCGACTACATCATCGGCCTGGTCAAGGACGGCACGGCCGACCCGGCGAAGATCCCCACCGATGGCGCCCAGCCCCTGTTCATCCAGCAGAAGACGGCCATGTCGCCGATGTCGTCGACCCTGTGGCCGGCGCTGCGGCGCTCACACCTGGACGACGAGGGCCACCTGGGCTTCTTCCCGCTGCCCCCCGACCAGGCGTCCAAGGACCCCGTGGTGCTGCAGACCGGCACCCAGCTGGCCGTCAGCCGCCAGTCGCAGTTCAAGGAAGTGGCCTTCCAGTTCTGCCAGTACGCCCTGCAGTCCCAGCCGCTGTTGTCGGCGGTGAGCATGCTGCCGGCGGTGCCCCCGCGCTCCGACGTGATCGCCGGGTCGCAGCTGGCCGGCAACCGCGTGATGAGCGCCGGGCTGGCGAATGTGAGGTACGCCACCGCCTCGCTGGGCGGCTGCCCGGCCTGGCTCGATCTGGAGCCGGTGATCGAGGGCCAGCTGATGGCGGCGATCCGTGGGCAGCAGTCGTCGGACATGACCGTGGGCAACCTGGCGAAGGTGGTCTCGGACTCGCTGAGCCGCGGCGCCTGA
- the trxB gene encoding thioredoxin-disulfide reductase, with amino-acid sequence MNDEIRDVIIVGSGPAGYTAAIYTGRAGMRPIVLEGSVTAGGALMTTTEVENYPGFPDGVLGPVLMSDMRAQAEKFDAELIADDATKIELGGDIKKVTDSEGNVYRARAVILAMGSAYRHLNLPEEEEFSGRGVSWCATCDGFFFRGKEIAVVGGGDSAIEEATFLTRFADKVTLIHRRDAFRASNIMAKRAFDNPKIEIAWNSEVVGMKGDGTLNALRLRDTQTGEERELAVAGLFEAIGNVPRSELVKGQVELNPDGYVKVAGDSTLTDAPGVFACGDLVDHVYQQAITAAGTGCRAALDAEHYLSALMDENSDQATEALANA; translated from the coding sequence ATGAACGACGAGATTCGCGATGTCATCATCGTGGGTTCAGGCCCGGCCGGCTACACGGCCGCGATCTACACCGGACGCGCCGGCATGCGACCGATTGTGCTCGAGGGTTCGGTCACCGCAGGCGGTGCGTTGATGACCACCACCGAGGTGGAGAACTACCCCGGATTCCCTGATGGCGTGCTGGGTCCTGTGCTGATGAGCGATATGCGCGCCCAGGCCGAGAAGTTCGACGCCGAGTTGATCGCCGATGACGCCACCAAGATCGAACTGGGCGGCGACATCAAGAAGGTCACCGACTCCGAGGGCAATGTGTACCGCGCCCGCGCGGTCATCCTGGCCATGGGCTCGGCCTATCGTCATCTCAACCTGCCCGAGGAGGAGGAGTTCTCCGGACGCGGCGTCAGCTGGTGCGCCACCTGTGACGGGTTCTTCTTCCGCGGCAAGGAGATTGCCGTGGTCGGTGGTGGCGATTCCGCCATCGAAGAGGCAACCTTCCTCACCCGCTTTGCGGACAAGGTGACGCTGATCCATCGTCGCGACGCATTCCGCGCCAGCAACATCATGGCCAAGCGCGCCTTCGACAACCCGAAGATCGAGATCGCCTGGAACTCCGAGGTAGTGGGCATGAAGGGCGACGGCACGCTCAACGCACTGCGCCTGCGCGACACGCAGACCGGCGAGGAACGTGAGTTGGCGGTGGCCGGCCTGTTCGAGGCCATCGGCAATGTGCCGCGCTCCGAACTCGTCAAGGGCCAGGTAGAGCTCAATCCCGACGGCTATGTGAAGGTTGCCGGCGACTCGACGCTCACCGACGCACCCGGCGTCTTCGCCTGTGGCGACCTGGTCGACCATGTGTACCAGCAGGCCATCACGGCTGCCGGCACCGGTTGCCGCGCCGCACTGGACGCCGAGCACTACCTGAGCGCCCTGATGGACGAGAACAGCGATCAGGCGACGGAGGCACTTGCCAACGCCTGA